The Cloeon dipterum chromosome X, ieCloDipt1.1, whole genome shotgun sequence genome includes a window with the following:
- the LOC135945081 gene encoding 23 kDa integral membrane protein-like, whose protein sequence is MGVGTAFIRWGFVIYDLCLGLLSSAATVFAAWVLIEVLNYGYFLDVTVVAAPSIALLLGALLLLPSIVVLGFRAFTTKKSTLAIIYWLLVATSAILALALSCWTLFLRHKVQAGYLAHKIVNPVLVANPKSLEDAKTKHYWDALQASLKCCGLNGAADYRSTGSLPMSCCDVVEQVCSKTYPRGCSVALTEFSADKLAQITIVAAVTSLVLLLGVYAGCSYSRSLQHEKKRRRRNAALDAELQQEQLPLNASNMRTISMISSLPRKSAPPVPPKPSPRYVRSASKNSAWNDETMVHKVG, encoded by the exons ATGGGAGTCGGCACTGCCTTCATCAGGTGGGGATTCGTCATTTACGACCTCTGTCTCGGG ttaCTCAGCTCCGCGGCAACGGTATTTGCGGCGTGGGTGCTGATCGAGGTTTTGAACTATGGGTACTTTTTGGATGTCACGGTCGTGGCCGCTCCTTCCATCGCTTTATTGCTGGGAGCGCTGCTCCTGTTGCCCAGCATTGTTGTGCTCGGATTCCGCGCTTTCACCACCAAAAAGTCAACTCTTGCAATAATT TACTGGCTCTTGGTGGCAACGAGCGCGATTTTAGCATTGGCACTTTCCTGCTGGACACTATTCCTTAGGCACAAGGTCCAGGCCGGTTACTTGGCGCACAAAATCGTAAACCCGGTACTTGTTGCAAACCCGAAGAGTCTGGAGGACGCAAAAACCAAGCATTATTGGGATGCACTGCAGGCCTCA TTGAAATGTTGTGGCTTGAACGGAGCTGCTGACTACAGATCGACTGGATCTCTGCCGATGAGCTGTTGCGACGTAGTTGAACAAGTGTGCTCCAAAACCTATCCTCGGGGATGCTCGGTAGCACTCACCGAGTTCTCAGCGGATAAACTAGCGCAAATCACCATTGTGGCGGCTGTCACCTCCCTTGTGCTT CTTCTGGGAGTGTACGCCGGATGCTCTTACAGCAGATCTCTCCAACACGAAAAGAAGAGAAGAAGGAGAAATGC TGCTTTGGATGCTGAGTTGCAGCAGGAGCAGCTACCGCTGAATGCATCAAATATGAGA ACCATATCCATGATTTCTTCACTTCCGCGAAAAAGTGCACCACCCGTGCCTCCAAAGCCCTCTCCGAGATACGTTCGTTCTGCCAGCAAAAATAGTGCGTGGAACGACGAAACGATGGTTCACAAAGTTGGTTGa